The Microlunatus antarcticus genome window below encodes:
- a CDS encoding polyprenyl synthetase family protein, with amino-acid sequence MDRPGPDVGVVAGPVAVLDPADPLGAAFRGAVSDRLAAFVARRAPALEVMGPELSGVRSMADALLGGGKRLRPAFFVWGLVAAGGHPADADLPALLDAAGSFDLLHASALVHDDVMDSSDVRRGQPSAHRRFEALHAGAGWLGDGPAFGRAGAILLGDLLIMWSAQILGEARLHVDAVARALPLVDLMRTEVTCGQYLDMVVQAQPLPRWLPEVAGRPELAGALADADRVTEHKTARYTVVRPVQAGAAVGGADPRLLEQLLAYGSPLGRAFQFRDDLLGVFGDPEVTGKPAGDDLREGKRTVLVAQAYARTNAAGRLLLVDLLGDPDLGTDGVARLQDVITDSGATAEVEATITATHDQALSALACADVTDEGRTALTALADAAVRRTA; translated from the coding sequence GTGGACAGACCGGGGCCAGACGTCGGGGTCGTCGCGGGACCGGTGGCGGTGCTGGACCCGGCCGACCCGCTGGGGGCCGCGTTCCGGGGCGCGGTGTCCGACCGGCTCGCCGCCTTCGTCGCGCGCCGGGCGCCCGCCCTGGAGGTGATGGGGCCCGAGCTCTCCGGGGTCCGGAGCATGGCCGACGCGCTCCTGGGCGGGGGCAAGCGCCTGCGGCCCGCCTTCTTCGTGTGGGGCCTCGTGGCCGCCGGCGGGCACCCCGCTGACGCCGACCTGCCGGCCCTGCTCGACGCGGCCGGGAGCTTCGACCTGCTGCACGCGAGCGCCCTGGTCCACGACGACGTCATGGACTCCTCCGACGTCCGCCGCGGGCAGCCGTCCGCCCACCGGCGCTTCGAGGCGCTGCACGCCGGTGCGGGCTGGCTGGGTGACGGGCCCGCCTTCGGCCGGGCCGGAGCGATCCTGCTGGGCGACCTGCTGATCATGTGGTCCGCGCAGATCCTCGGCGAGGCCCGGCTGCACGTCGACGCGGTCGCCCGCGCCCTGCCGCTGGTGGACCTGATGCGCACCGAGGTCACCTGCGGGCAGTACCTCGACATGGTCGTCCAGGCCCAGCCCCTCCCCCGTTGGCTGCCCGAGGTCGCCGGGCGGCCCGAGCTGGCCGGCGCGCTGGCCGACGCCGACCGCGTGACCGAGCACAAGACCGCCCGGTACACCGTCGTCCGCCCGGTCCAGGCCGGAGCGGCCGTCGGCGGTGCGGACCCGCGGCTCCTGGAGCAGCTGCTCGCGTACGGCTCCCCGCTCGGCCGGGCCTTCCAGTTCCGCGACGACCTGCTGGGGGTGTTCGGCGACCCGGAGGTCACGGGCAAACCCGCCGGCGACGACCTCCGCGAGGGCAAGCGCACCGTGCTCGTCGCGCAGGCCTACGCCCGCACCAATGCCGCCGGCCGCCTTCTGCTCGTCGACCTGCTCGGCGACCCGGACCTGGGGACGGACGGCGTCGCGCGGCTGCAGGACGTGATCACCGATTCCGGCGCCACCGCCGAGGTGGAGGCGACCATCACCGCGACGCACGACCAGGCGTTGAGCGCGCTCGCGTGCGCCGACGTGACGGACGAGGGCCGTACGGCGCTCACCGCCCTCGCCGACGCGGCGGTGCGCCGGACCGCCTGA
- a CDS encoding barstar family protein, with the protein MSDDGRAAWPSRGVQRVLGAAAPAAAELRRRGWEVALVPPATSDDGLWDGLAVALGLPGWFGRNLDALDEALGDRVRPTALVLACWTAYARARPERWEHLLQLLQERADQDGPPFVVVLAD; encoded by the coding sequence GTGAGCGACGACGGCCGGGCCGCCTGGCCGTCCCGCGGGGTGCAGCGGGTGCTCGGTGCGGCCGCGCCGGCCGCCGCCGAGCTGAGGCGTCGCGGGTGGGAGGTGGCGCTCGTGCCGCCGGCCACGTCCGACGACGGGCTCTGGGACGGCCTGGCCGTCGCGCTCGGGCTGCCCGGCTGGTTCGGACGCAACCTCGACGCCCTCGACGAGGCGCTCGGCGACCGCGTCCGACCGACCGCGCTCGTCCTCGCGTGCTGGACCGCGTACGCCCGCGCCCGGCCCGAGCGCTGGGAGCACCTGCTCCAGCTCCTGCAGGAGCGGGCGGACCAGGACGGACCACCGTTCGTGGTCGTCCTCGCCGACTAG
- a CDS encoding ribonuclease domain-containing protein, producing MSVPPTTGAPRPRGLRTATVVVAVLVLGLVALLVGLVGSGTDGSEAVPAGAGTSVRPAPSGTAGTARASSTRRPSAPATAGTGSRDPESGLRVVTLGSLPREAQATVALVDRGGPFPYSQDGVTFGNREGVLPAHPRGWYREYTVRTPGERDRGPRRIVTGDDDRQIFYTGDHYATFVRVSR from the coding sequence GTGAGCGTCCCTCCGACGACGGGCGCCCCGCGACCCCGGGGCCTCCGGACGGCCACGGTCGTCGTGGCGGTCCTCGTGCTGGGCCTCGTCGCCCTGCTGGTCGGGCTGGTCGGCTCCGGCACCGACGGGTCCGAGGCCGTCCCGGCCGGAGCGGGGACGAGCGTCCGGCCCGCACCGTCCGGGACCGCCGGCACGGCCCGTGCCTCGTCGACGCGGCGGCCGTCCGCCCCGGCGACCGCGGGTACCGGTAGCCGGGACCCCGAGTCGGGGCTGCGGGTCGTCACGCTGGGCTCGCTGCCCCGCGAGGCCCAGGCCACGGTGGCCCTCGTCGACCGGGGCGGACCGTTCCCGTACTCCCAGGACGGCGTCACCTTCGGCAACCGCGAGGGCGTGCTGCCGGCGCACCCCCGCGGCTGGTACCGCGAGTACACCGTCCGCACCCCCGGCGAGCGCGACCGCGGCCCACGGCGGATCGTCACGGGCGACGACGACCGCCAGATCTTCTACACCGGCGACCACTACGCGACGTTCGTCCGGGTGTCGCGGTGA
- the thiE gene encoding thiamine phosphate synthase: protein MTSLAHRLRSARLYLCTDARERQGDLDAFLRAAFAGGVDVVQIRQKNMARDAELAALEVARSAAVATQGIVCVNDSPKVAKAFAADMLHLGQTDGSAKRARRSLHEWALIGRSTHTPAQLEQAAADPGVDYFAVGPVHATPTKPDYVPVGLDLVRHAAQVAPVGDVSSKPWFAIGGLDADNLDQVVEAGARRVVVVRAITEASDPEAAARVLKDRLRRAWSDDPALASYALRSAALDA from the coding sequence ATGACGAGCCTCGCCCACCGGCTGCGGTCGGCGCGCCTCTACCTCTGCACCGACGCCCGGGAGCGGCAGGGCGACCTCGACGCGTTCCTTCGTGCGGCGTTCGCCGGCGGGGTGGACGTCGTGCAGATCCGTCAGAAGAACATGGCCCGCGACGCCGAGCTGGCCGCCCTCGAGGTCGCCCGCAGCGCCGCCGTCGCCACGCAGGGGATCGTCTGCGTGAACGACTCGCCCAAGGTCGCGAAGGCCTTCGCCGCCGACATGCTCCACCTCGGGCAGACGGACGGTTCCGCGAAGCGGGCCCGCCGGTCGCTCCACGAGTGGGCCCTGATCGGGCGCTCGACCCACACGCCGGCGCAGCTGGAGCAGGCGGCGGCCGACCCGGGCGTCGACTACTTCGCCGTCGGACCGGTCCACGCGACGCCGACCAAGCCCGACTACGTGCCCGTCGGGCTCGACCTCGTCCGCCACGCGGCGCAGGTCGCGCCGGTCGGGGACGTGAGCTCCAAGCCGTGGTTCGCCATCGGCGGGCTGGACGCGGACAACCTCGACCAGGTCGTCGAGGCCGGGGCGCGCCGCGTCGTCGTCGTCCGCGCCATCACCGAGGCGTCCGACCCCGAGGCCGCCGCCCGTGTGCTGAAGGACCGGCTGCGTCGGGCCTGGTCGGACGACCCCGCGCTCGCGTCGTACGCGCTCCGCTCGGCCGCGCTCGACGCGTGA
- a CDS encoding LLM class flavin-dependent oxidoreductase encodes MELGITTFAEVTEPGVSPGARLRQVVEEAVLAEQVGLSVYGVGEHHRPEMAASAPAVVLATIAGRTERLRLSSAVTVLSSADPVRVFQDFVTLDLLSSGRAELMAGRGSFTESFPLFGHSLGDYDALFAEKLELLLALRDGGPTTWSGQFRAPLDGLEVHPRSERPLPVWLAVGGTPESVVRAGTLGLPMALAIIGGAWASFAPHADLYRRALEYGQADPATPLAVHSHGYVCTDEKAGRAEFLPAYRRTFDGIGRERGWPVMSDAAVEAVLAPEGALFFGHPERVADKIVALTRALGLQRFEMHASHVGHAQTMRSIELFGTQVAPLVAERLAA; translated from the coding sequence ATGGAGCTGGGGATCACGACGTTCGCCGAGGTGACCGAGCCCGGGGTCTCGCCGGGGGCGCGGCTGCGGCAGGTGGTCGAGGAGGCCGTCCTCGCCGAGCAGGTCGGGCTGTCGGTCTACGGGGTCGGCGAGCACCACCGTCCGGAGATGGCGGCGTCGGCCCCCGCGGTGGTGCTGGCGACGATCGCCGGTCGCACGGAACGCCTCCGGCTGAGCTCGGCCGTGACGGTGCTCAGCTCGGCGGACCCCGTACGCGTGTTCCAGGACTTCGTCACGCTCGACCTGCTGTCCTCCGGCCGCGCCGAGCTGATGGCCGGGCGCGGGTCGTTCACCGAGTCGTTCCCGCTCTTCGGCCACTCGCTCGGCGACTACGACGCCCTGTTCGCGGAGAAGCTCGAGCTGCTGCTCGCGCTGCGGGACGGGGGACCGACCACCTGGTCGGGGCAGTTCCGGGCGCCGCTCGACGGGCTCGAGGTCCACCCGCGGTCCGAACGGCCGCTGCCCGTCTGGCTCGCCGTCGGCGGCACCCCCGAGTCGGTCGTCCGCGCGGGCACCCTCGGCCTGCCCATGGCGCTCGCGATCATCGGCGGGGCCTGGGCGTCGTTCGCCCCGCACGCCGACCTCTACCGACGCGCGCTCGAGTACGGGCAGGCCGACCCGGCCACGCCGCTCGCGGTGCACAGCCACGGCTACGTCTGCACCGACGAGAAGGCCGGGCGGGCCGAGTTCCTGCCCGCGTACCGCCGGACGTTCGACGGCATCGGGCGCGAGCGCGGCTGGCCGGTCATGTCGGACGCCGCGGTCGAGGCCGTCCTCGCGCCGGAGGGGGCCCTGTTCTTCGGCCACCCCGAGCGGGTCGCGGACAAGATCGTCGCGCTTACCAGGGCGCTCGGGCTGCAGCGCTTCGAGATGCACGCCTCGCACGTGGGCCACGCCCAGACCATGCGCTCGATCGAGCTCTTCGGGACCCAGGTGGCACCGCTCGTGGCCGAGCGGCTCGCAGCCTGA
- the thiO gene encoding glycine oxidase ThiO, with the protein MTATDVVVVGGGLIGTATAWRLAQAGLDVTLVVGERSAAASRVAAGMLAAVTETTFTERTLLALNQASAQRWPSFSAEVVEASGRPSGLREGPTVSVASDPDDSARLRTFADYLDRQGLAAQRLTSRECRALEPLLAPTVRSGLLVPSDWSCDNRVLLEALTTAAQRAGVREVTGFVHRVESADGHVTGATLADGTTLPTRRVVLANGAWAAQVDGVPTVPVRPVKGQIVRLDPGRFPCPGLTVRAFSRGNEVYLVPREHGREVVIGATVEEQGFDHRVTAGGIYELLRDARQVIPMTAEYALAETSVGWRPNTPDNAPIFGGCALEGLSLATGHHRNGVLLTPVSADVAASYVLTGVLDDVAAPFTLGRFDRTSEPALEVAR; encoded by the coding sequence GTGACCGCGACCGACGTGGTGGTCGTCGGCGGCGGTCTCATCGGCACCGCGACGGCCTGGCGGCTGGCCCAGGCCGGTCTCGACGTGACCCTGGTCGTGGGCGAACGGTCGGCCGCTGCGTCGCGCGTGGCCGCCGGCATGCTCGCGGCCGTCACCGAGACGACCTTCACCGAACGCACGCTGCTCGCGCTCAACCAGGCCTCGGCGCAGCGCTGGCCGTCCTTCTCCGCCGAGGTCGTCGAGGCCTCGGGCCGACCGTCGGGGCTGCGCGAGGGACCGACCGTCTCCGTCGCGTCCGACCCGGACGACTCCGCCCGGCTGCGGACGTTCGCCGACTACCTGGACCGGCAGGGCCTCGCCGCCCAGCGGCTGACCAGCCGCGAGTGCCGCGCCCTCGAGCCGCTGCTCGCCCCGACCGTCCGCAGCGGGCTGCTCGTCCCGAGCGACTGGAGCTGCGACAACCGCGTGCTGCTGGAGGCGCTCACCACGGCGGCGCAGCGGGCCGGGGTCCGGGAGGTCACCGGCTTCGTCCACCGCGTCGAGAGCGCCGACGGCCACGTCACCGGGGCCACGCTGGCCGACGGGACCACGCTCCCCACACGGCGGGTCGTCCTGGCCAACGGCGCCTGGGCCGCCCAGGTCGACGGCGTGCCGACCGTGCCCGTCCGCCCGGTCAAGGGCCAGATCGTGCGCCTCGACCCGGGCCGCTTCCCGTGCCCGGGCCTGACCGTGCGCGCCTTCAGCCGGGGCAACGAGGTCTACCTGGTCCCCCGCGAGCACGGGCGCGAGGTCGTGATCGGCGCGACGGTCGAGGAGCAGGGCTTCGACCACCGCGTCACCGCGGGCGGGATCTACGAGCTCCTGCGCGACGCCCGTCAGGTCATCCCCATGACCGCGGAGTACGCGCTCGCCGAGACGTCCGTCGGCTGGCGGCCGAACACCCCCGACAACGCGCCGATCTTCGGCGGCTGCGCGCTCGAGGGGCTGTCGCTGGCGACCGGCCACCACCGCAACGGCGTGCTCCTCACGCCGGTCTCGGCGGACGTCGCGGCCTCGTACGTCCTGACCGGCGTCCTCGACGACGTCGCCGCGCCCTTCACCCTGGGCCGCTTCGACCGGACGTCCGAGCCGGCCCTCGAGGTCGCCCGGTGA
- the thiS gene encoding sulfur carrier protein ThiS, translating to MIVFVNGEPREVTGPATLDQVLGLGGKAPRGFAVALDGVVVPRTRHQTTTLDEGARVEIVTAVQGG from the coding sequence GTGATCGTCTTCGTGAACGGCGAGCCCCGCGAGGTCACCGGCCCGGCGACCCTCGACCAGGTGCTCGGGCTCGGGGGCAAGGCGCCGCGCGGCTTCGCGGTGGCGCTCGACGGCGTCGTCGTGCCCCGGACCCGCCACCAGACCACCACCCTCGACGAAGGTGCCCGCGTGGAGATCGTGACGGCGGTGCAGGGTGGCTGA
- a CDS encoding thiazole synthase, with protein MADPRLEPSRPRSPDPAADPLVIAGRSFASRLIMGTGGAPSLEVMEAALLASGTELTTVAMRRVDPSAPGSVLDVLDRHGIAVLPNTAGCYTSADAVLTAQLAREALETDWVKLEVIADEVTLLPDPIELLDAAERLVADGFVVLPYTNDDPILARRLADAGCAAVMPLGAPIGSGLGIRNEHNIELIVADATVPVILDAGLGTASEAARALELGCDAVLLASAVTRAEDPVAMAHAMRLAVQAGRLAAGAGRIPVRRFARASSTPEGRITPHDRPEDDRRVSSGVLPLRS; from the coding sequence GTGGCTGACCCGCGCCTGGAGCCGAGCCGGCCCCGGAGCCCGGACCCGGCGGCCGACCCGCTGGTCATCGCCGGCCGCTCGTTCGCCTCCCGGCTGATCATGGGCACCGGCGGCGCACCCAGCCTGGAGGTCATGGAGGCCGCGCTGCTCGCGTCCGGGACCGAGCTGACGACCGTCGCGATGCGGCGGGTGGACCCGAGCGCGCCGGGCTCGGTGCTCGACGTGCTCGACCGGCACGGCATCGCGGTGCTGCCGAACACGGCCGGCTGCTACACCAGCGCCGACGCCGTGCTGACCGCGCAGCTGGCGCGCGAGGCCCTGGAGACCGACTGGGTCAAGCTCGAGGTCATCGCCGACGAGGTGACGCTGCTCCCCGACCCGATCGAGCTCCTCGACGCGGCCGAGCGGCTCGTGGCGGACGGCTTCGTCGTGCTGCCCTACACCAACGACGACCCGATCCTGGCCCGCCGGCTGGCCGACGCGGGCTGCGCGGCCGTGATGCCGCTGGGCGCGCCGATCGGGTCCGGCCTGGGCATCCGCAACGAGCACAACATCGAGCTGATCGTCGCCGACGCGACCGTCCCCGTGATCCTCGACGCCGGGCTCGGCACCGCCTCCGAGGCGGCGCGGGCCCTGGAGCTCGGGTGCGACGCGGTGCTGCTCGCGTCCGCGGTGACGCGCGCGGAGGACCCGGTGGCGATGGCGCACGCGATGCGCCTGGCCGTGCAGGCCGGACGCCTCGCGGCAGGGGCCGGACGGATCCCCGTCCGCCGCTTCGCCCGGGCGTCGTCGACCCCGGAGGGACGGATCACGCCGCACGACCGGCCCGAGGACGACCGGCGCGTCAGCAGCGGTGTCCTGCCGCTCCGCTCCTAG
- a CDS encoding PASTA domain-containing protein → MPNVRAMGIRKAEETMEAAGFKTKTKKATNYLGLGYVVTSSPGGGQQAPKGATITLALV, encoded by the coding sequence GTGCCCAACGTCCGCGCCATGGGCATCCGCAAGGCGGAGGAGACCATGGAGGCGGCCGGCTTCAAGACGAAGACGAAGAAGGCCACGAACTACCTCGGCCTCGGCTACGTCGTGACCTCGTCGCCGGGCGGCGGGCAGCAGGCGCCCAAGGGCGCGACGATCACCCTCGCCCTGGTCTGA